The genomic DNA CTGGCCGCCTTCGCCGCCGAAGGCATCAGCCACGCCGTCAAGCACCACAACTACTCCGTCAACCTGCTCGGCAGCATCAACCTGATCAACGCCTCGCTGGCCGCCAAGGTCAGGTTCTTCGGCTTCGCCTCGTCGGTCGCCGTGTACGGCCACGGACACGTCCCCATGCGCGAGGACGAGCGGCCCGTCCCCGCCGACAGCTACGGCAACGCGAAACTCGCCGTGGAGCGCGAACTCGCCGTCACCATGCAGCTTCAGGGTCTGCCGTACTTCGCCCTGCGCATGCACAACGTCTACGGCGAGCGGCAGAACATGGGCGACCCTTACCGCAACGCCGTCGCCATCTTCCTCAACCAGATCATGCGCGACGAGCCGATCAGCGTGTACGGAGACGGCAGCCAGATCCGCGCCTTCACCTACGCCCCGGACATCGTCGGCACCTTCCTCGCCGCCGACCAGCCGGCCGCCTGGGGCCAGGTCTTCAACGTCGGCTCCTCGCACACGAGCACCGTGCTGGACATGGCGCACGCCGTGCGCACCGCCATGGGCGTCCCCGACCACCCCATCAAGCACCTGACGGCCCGCGACGAGGTCCACGCCGCGTACACCGACAACAGCCTCGCCCGTAGAACGCTCGGCGACTGGACCGACACCCCGCTCGCCGAAGGTCTGCGACGCACCGCGGCCTGGGCCCGTGAGCACGGCCCCGTGGAACCCGCGACCTCCCTCAGCATCGAGAACGACACCGCGGACCGGCCCGAGTGGTTCACCTGGGCCGCCGGACGGGCGGCCACGTCATGACGCGCAGCACCCTGGCCGTCGACGTCGGCGGCGTCCTCTACTACGACGAGCCCTTCGACCTCGCCTGGCTCCAGGGCGTCTGGGAGCTCACGCGCGCGGACGATCCCACCTGCGCCATGGACGCCTTCCTCCAGGCCATGCGCGACTTCTACCAGGGCCGCGCGCCCGGATCACCCCCGCCCAGCCTGTTCCCGCCCAACGGCACGAAAAGCTGGCAGGACGTCCGCGAACGCTGGACCTCGTTGGTCCAGCCCGTTCCCGGAGCCGTCGACGCCCTCAGCCACCTCGCCGAGGAG from Streptomyces sp. MRC013 includes the following:
- a CDS encoding NAD-dependent epimerase/dehydratase family protein, which codes for MPTHLVTGGAGFIGSHLAASLIERGDDVVVLDNLDGGKTENVPDGATLVVGSVADQATVAELFASYRFDGVYHLAAFAAEGISHAVKHHNYSVNLLGSINLINASLAAKVRFFGFASSVAVYGHGHVPMREDERPVPADSYGNAKLAVERELAVTMQLQGLPYFALRMHNVYGERQNMGDPYRNAVAIFLNQIMRDEPISVYGDGSQIRAFTYAPDIVGTFLAADQPAAWGQVFNVGSSHTSTVLDMAHAVRTAMGVPDHPIKHLTARDEVHAAYTDNSLARRTLGDWTDTPLAEGLRRTAAWAREHGPVEPATSLSIENDTADRPEWFTWAAGRAATS